Proteins found in one Penaeus vannamei isolate JL-2024 chromosome 29, ASM4276789v1, whole genome shotgun sequence genomic segment:
- the LOC138867316 gene encoding serine/arginine repetitive matrix protein 1-like yields MIMVVVMIMMIDGEDEEGYKDLSNPQRQISDIPAPNQRNPLAKSAKPQRQISEIPAPNQRNPNAKSAKSPRQISETPTPNQRNPRVKAVKSPRQISETPTPNQRNPLAKSAKPSRQISEIPAPNQRTPNAKSEKSPGQIREIPSPNQRNPRAKSANPHRQISETPAPIQRNPRAKSANSPRQISETPAPIQRNPRAKSAKPPRQIRETPAPNQRNPRSKSAKSPRQISETPAPNQRKSPRQIRETPAPFQAACLRHLK; encoded by the exons atgattatggtggtggtgatgattatgatgattgatggtgaggatgaggaaggttATAAAGACTTAT CGAACCCCCAACGCCAAATCAGCGATATCCCCGCGCCAAATCAGCGAAATCCCCTCGCCAAATCAGCGAAACCCCAACGCCAAATCAGCGAAATCCCCGCGCCAAATCAGCGAAACCCCAACGCCAAATCAGCGAAATCCCCGCGCCAAATCAGCGAAACCCCAACGCCAAATCAGCGAAACCCCCGCGTCAAAGCAGTGAAATCCCCGCGCCAAATCAGCGAAACCCCAACGCCAAATCAGAGAAATCCCCTCGCCAAATCAGCGAAACCCTCGCGCCAAATCAGCGAAATCCCCGCGCCAAATCAGCGAACCCCCAACGCCAAATCAGAGAAATCCCCGGGCCAAATCAGAGAAATACCCTCGCCAAATCAGCGAAATCCCCGCGCCAAATCAGCGAACCCCCATCGCCAAATCAGCGAAACCCCCGCTCCAATTCAGCGAAATCCCCGCGCTAAATCAGCGAACTCCCCGCGCCAAATCAGCGAAACCCCCGCTCCAATTCAGCGAAATCCCCGCGCCAAATCAGCGAAACCCCCGCGCCAAATCCGTGAAACCCCTGCTCCAAATCAGCGAAACCCCCGCTCCAAATCAGCGAAATCCCCACGCCAAATCAGCGAAACCCCCGCGCCAAATCAGCGAAAATCGCCGCGCCAAATCCGTGAAACCCCCGCGCCGTTCCAAGCAGCCTGCCTCCGTCACCTCAAGTAA